The following coding sequences are from one Streptomyces dengpaensis window:
- a CDS encoding metal ABC transporter permease, with amino-acid sequence MDFLDYAFMQRALLAAVLVGITAPAVGIYLVQRRQALMGDGIGHVAMTGVGLGFLLSWSPVWMATAVSVLGAVLMELIRWYGRTRGDIALAMLFYGGMAGGVMFINLAPTGSNANLNSYLFGSLSTVSESDVTAICLLAAFVLLVTLGLRRQLFAVSQDEEFARVTGLPVRALNLLTAVTAAVTVTVAMRVVGLLLVSALMVVPVAAAQQLSRSFAATFAIAVAIGVSVTTGGTVTSYYQDVPPGATIVLLTIGAFIVLTALATPLARRRARALAAAQATGDPAECAIPANRDQENKVGV; translated from the coding sequence ATGGACTTCCTCGACTACGCCTTCATGCAGCGGGCCCTGCTCGCCGCCGTCCTCGTGGGCATCACCGCGCCCGCCGTCGGCATCTACCTCGTGCAGCGCCGCCAGGCGCTCATGGGCGACGGAATCGGCCACGTGGCGATGACGGGCGTCGGCCTCGGCTTCCTGCTCTCCTGGTCGCCCGTGTGGATGGCGACGGCCGTCTCGGTCCTCGGCGCCGTCCTCATGGAACTGATCCGCTGGTACGGCAGGACGCGCGGCGACATCGCCCTCGCCATGCTCTTCTACGGCGGTATGGCGGGCGGCGTGATGTTCATCAACCTCGCGCCGACCGGCTCCAACGCCAACCTGAACTCGTACCTCTTCGGCTCGCTCTCCACGGTGTCGGAGAGCGACGTGACGGCGATCTGCCTGCTCGCCGCCTTCGTTCTGCTGGTCACGCTCGGCCTGCGCCGCCAGCTGTTCGCGGTCAGCCAGGACGAGGAGTTCGCGCGCGTGACGGGCCTGCCGGTGCGCGCCCTGAACCTGCTCACGGCGGTCACGGCCGCGGTGACGGTGACGGTCGCGATGCGGGTGGTCGGCCTGCTGCTGGTGAGCGCGCTGATGGTGGTCCCGGTGGCGGCGGCCCAGCAGCTCAGCCGCAGCTTCGCGGCCACGTTCGCGATCGCGGTGGCCATCGGCGTGAGCGTGACGACCGGCGGCACCGTGACGTCGTACTACCAGGACGTACCGCCCGGCGCGACAATCGTGCTGCTGACCATCGGCGCGTTCATCGTGCTGACGGCGCTGGCGACTCCGCTGGCCCGCCGCCGGGCCCGAGCACTCGCCGCCGCGCAGGCCACCG